The genomic window aataattattatttttcgtaatcgtatttgttattttattagtgtttaattattgtgttaatcatattattagctttttcttaatgttgtagaaattataaaaatttaaatgtgaactttttaaggcctgtttagcctatttaaaaaaactatatagaggagctttaatgtaacacagacttttaaacaagctacaaggccaggccagacttttaaaaggcttaggccaggccaaaaaaattaacatttgataggccgcaggccaggctcaggtctgaaaaaaaatcgtaggccaggctcaggcctgtcaaggcctggtctggcctggcctgttctCAACCCTAAAAGTGGTCGATTATATACCAACATTCGAAACTTGTTTGTTTGTCGTGTTGCAGAAGTCTAGTCTCTTTTAAAGCGGTCAATTATATACTAACATAAAGTTGGTTTGTCGTAATCTTATTATATACTCAAAGTCAATTTCAATGTGGTCAATTATGAAAGAGGATCTTCTCCCGTGGACAATTAACCGGAGGTAATTTGAATGGTGTTGATTACACCGTAAGAAAATTTAACCGGAGAGGATCTCCTCTCATCGATTATATCTCGACATTAAGTTGATTCGAGTAAAACTAAAAATTTGGATTTCTCAAGTTTAATATTTGAGTCTTGCAGATGTAAAAAATTATCGAAAGGGAATACCTAAAgtgatcaatcaaattttttggtagaaatttgTAAATGTCATTGACCAAATTGGTGAATACTTCCTACACTTTTTTGAAACTAAGTCGTcacattttaattaaaaattaaatgctcAAACTCAATGCAACGAgaaacttgataaaaaaaaaagaaaaaaaaagagctaAACGAAACTAAAATAGAGACTACATATAAGTGGAACATAAGAAACTTAGCGGGGGGGGGGGTAAGTGACGAAAAAGTTTCGGGTGCTTCAATGTTAAGATTGCACATCATGAATATACAAAGGCAAGGACCCTATTTTTGAAGCTGAGATCAGGTAGAGAGGCAGTTTCTTCAAAACCCTCAATTTCTataagaacacaatatttcaaACTGCAATGCGAAGTTTCGGGTTTCGTATCAGATTTCAACCTCATTTTGCGTGGAGTTCACTAACTTAGTCACAGAGAGGTTGTGAGTTGAGCAGCATATTTTAtgctttcattttttatttgctAACTGCTTCCAGTTCTACAAGAACTTACACTATATCTGTATGAAAGGAATTGGTTCTTATGTTTGGAACTCCAACCAATATGTAACAAACATGACCAGCTGATTTTAAAATGTTGTGCAACTGTTTCAGTTAAACGCACACACAACTAATGTATGAACATTACTATGATAAACGCACAAAAAACAAGCCGCAACACTCAATATACTTGTGTATAATGATGAGTTAAAAGTTTGTTAGTAATACTTCATCTTTTTCATATTAgataaaatagtaatataaGTATGCACATTCTTTCAATACTACTGGCGAATGGTATCCAATTAAAAACTACATGGTTGATAAAAATTGTATATGGTTCTCTGCCACAATGAAATTTtgttacaagttttttttttttcctgtttaaaaaataatgcaCAGGTTCTTTCAATATTGCAGAACACTGTTCCCAACTAAAAGCTACCTTCTACAGTCTACAAAAATTCCAAAAGAATCAAAATGGAACTGTGTATGGCAAAGCATAAATGTCAATCTCTGGCATGTATTGCGCCCGAGGCCATAGAGATTTTGAACATTGAAAGGCATCAGTCTTCTGTTTCTTTGCGACAGGAATTGCTTCCTTAGGTACCGAACTAAATAACCAATCTTGATCTAATGAATCCAACCCATCATAGGTTACCGGCTGAATGTTATGTAAAGATTTATACAAAGCCTCAACCCTTCGACTTTCTTTATCCCTACGACTTTCTTTATTAACTGTCTCATTTGCTGGTTTAGCATTAACAGGAGCCAAATTCTGCAATGGTTTGCAAACTTTGGAAGCAGGATTTCCATGTAGCTGATTGGTAGTCTCAGTTTTTGTGACACCCTGTAGTGGGCGTTCAACTCTTCTTGCTTCATGAGAGTGTGAATTTGGAACAACACTTCTTGAAGAAGACCCCAATTGAAATCCTGGTTTGGATTCAACTTTTGTGATAGCCTGAAGTGGTCGTTCAATTGTTCTTGCTTCATGAGAGTGTGAATTTGGAACACCACTTCTTGAAGAAGAACCCAATTGAAATCCTTGTTTGGATTCAACTTTTGTGATAGCCTGCGGTGGTCGTTCAATTGGTCTTGCTTCATGAGAGTGTGAATTTTGAACAACACTTCTTGAAGAAGAACCCAATTGAAATCCTTGTTTAGATTCAACTTTTGTGATAGCCTGCGGTGGCCGTTCAATTGTTCTAGCTTCCTGAGAGTGTGAACTAGGAAGTCCAACAGTTCTTGAAGAAGACCCTAATTGAAATCCCTGTTTGGATTCCTCGGGTTCTTGGTGTTTCCTCAATGGAAGTCGAATTTTAATGGGAGGACCTGTTTCACATAAGAGAACAAATTAGATTTCAAACAAGGGTTTAACAACACAACAATGATCAATGTAGTTGAGCAGCTTTTAAGCTTTCTCACCATTATCTTCACTAGGTAACAGGGAGTCCCTTTTCCTCTTGCTACTTTGAGAACTATCAGAGGTGCAGGGCTCTTGAGGAGAAGAGACAGGTTGACCATGTTCTTCTGTAAGACCACTCCTCTCAAGTTGTTCATTCTCATGATTTTCAACCTTTTGCAACTTCCCGTTGGCTTCAGATTCCTTTACATCAATGAACTTGAACTTTATACCAACAGTTGCATGAGAGGATGTTGAATctttatgtttatgttctttGTCTCTTttcctcttttccttcttctccttttTCTCCCtcttcttctcttccttctcccTTTTCTTCTCCTCCTTTTCCTTCTTGTCCTTCTCTTTCCTTTCTTTCTTGGGCTTCTCCAAATCCAAGTCCAAACGGATCTTTAAAGCACCATAACAACATTTTCAAATGGCAGATACGGAAGACCAAAGAAGCTAATATGCTATATTCAAGCAAGCATTGCAATCTTTCATACAAACCAGTTACAAAAATCAAGTATCATGACACAAAATTGCAACAGAAGATCAAGACCTATTTTCATAACAACTATCACTAAGGATTAAAATATGAACCTAACACTAACATAAAAACTAATGGCATACCGAAAAAACTGGTTCAACATTGGGAAAATTACttaaactttaattttaaaaaaacactcCTATAATCACATGGCCCATAAACACCCACCAACAAataattagaaaatatttttttaattttaaaaagatcTGTATAAATTGTCGAACTCTAATGAGTTAtgttcttacaaaaaaaattattgcagATTTTGATTtcaataatttgaaacaaaaccctaatttgttaTCTTCTTACAAAAAGCGATTTCAATAACTTCAAAGGAAACACCAATTATTATAACACAGATCTATTGTTATTTTCAGGAAAATCAAAATTCTAGGTCAAAAAATTTGGGATCGAAAATTTGATTTCAAGGTTGATCTAATTATTAAAcctaatcataatcacaaatcTACGTCTCGCATGTTATAGGCAGAAAATTTCAAGAACACACACGAAGTTGAGCACAAACGGAAAATCGAAAGTGGCTCAACAAACCTTAATCGATTCTTCGATCAAGGCATCGGTTTTCCTCAAATACCCTGGAGGTGGGAAAGGGAAGCAACGAGACATCTTCACCGATTAAAGAGTGTCAGATGATTTATAGCGAacgtgagaagagagaaagatcaCAAAAGACCTAGGGTTTATTCGTTGATTGAAGAAAATTTTGTGGCGGCTATGAGAGGGAAAGAGAGaaagatagagagagaaaaaaccCTAAGATCTGAAAACGCACAAAGCAAATAGAAATTTCTGAATGGCAAGGACTTGTATTTATAGACTGAGTAACCGACTTATTGGGCCTTCAATCACGCGTATACATTATGCGCTATTACTGTTTTGCCCTCAATTGTAATCTAAATTGAATCagatttgatatttttttattcttctttcaTATTGGCCAGatagaaaattataaaatataaaacacatttgtacaagaaaaaaaaagttatagaaTCTTGCAACAAGTGATGAAGATAATATCAAACTTTGCTAtagtttttatctttttatttttttttattttaccctttattttaaaaaaaaaattttatgattttgtcCTTCTTTATATTAtccaaaaaatgaatttaatttttagtagAGTGACAAcccgtcttttttttttacaagtgaGGAACcgttttaataatataattttttttgttttaacttttaagaatataattttaaaattgaaataaaatttatcaaatttcaattttaagcTTGATTTAATTTTAGAATCAATTCAAAAGTTATCTTTAAATCAATCTTAAGAATATAGGAAATAATTtcggttcaatttttttttttttagtttataatgAGTTGGGAATCGAATTCAGGACatataacgtactacccaaacctctcaccactagactaaacCTAATGATTTTTTTCGgttcaatttttaattagaaTAAAATTACAATGGAAACTTTGTAATGATAGAATATAAATTTCTCTTTTATTCTAGATCGTATTAATACTCcttccggtcctttttataaggaacacttagggcaaaaaatttggtcctttttataagaaactttgaccaattttcaaatgttttaaatgttcaatttcacttatgcccttatttattatgagagaaaatttaaaaataagtaagttagttgaataaagagtaattaaataagggtatacatggaataaatttaaatttataagagtattaaatgaaaataactatgttaaatgtgtttcattggtctgtgtaattttttcaaagtgttccttataaaaaggaccggagggagtactaaacTAGCAGGTTGGAAAGGTAAGCTTTTGAGGATAGTTGGCATCTTGAGTTCAATGTTTATTTACATGGTGCAAAATATTTTGGTTCCTCAAGGAGTTTTTGATAAGATTGACTCTTGCATTAATCAATTTATTTGGGGtggtaaaagttttttttttttttgacataatggGGTGGTAAAAGTTGTCATTGGGTAAAGTGGAACAATATTGCTCAACCTAGAAATCAGGGCGGTCTTGGGATACAAAGGGTCCGCTACATCAATACTTCTATGTTAGAAAAATATGGTTAGGAGTTTCATCATCCAGATAAGTTATGGGTTTAATTACTATTACACAAATATCTTCAAAATTTCTATATCTTTTTATGATTGTAAGTACAAATGAGCATCTTTCACTTGGACATCTATAAAGAAGACAACGATGATTCTCAACAACGGGTTTATTATTAAAGTTGATTGTGGGAACGTATCtattaaaatattcataaatgACTAAACTTATTaagttattattgttattattgtttttgttattaGCATTGATTGTAGATAATTAGTAGCGAACATATTACTCCGTCCGTCCCAAAATGAATGAACCGTTTTAACTATATACACTATTCACATATTTtactttgaccttatttttcttctaataaataaaaacaaatattgttgtaaaaaaaacaaatattagcatataagatgttgttgaattcatctcgatgagtattttcaaaatatcatatttttataatttttaatagtacacaattaaaaatattaatcgttaaagttatgcattggcatgtgTGACGCAGTCAACTGACTCACTCAttatgggatggagggagtattcaGAGTTGACtaaacttattattattattattacgcATAAAGAATAGATTGTCTGGGTGGAAAAGTCGATTCTTGTCGTTTGGTGGTCGTTTGGTTTTGTTAAAGTCTGTCTTGACTTCTTtacctgtctatgctctttctttcttcaagGTCCCCTCAGGtatcatttcctctattgaatctctttttattaaatttttttttgggggggggggggggggggggggtgaggattctaggaaaatcTCTTGGGTGAGTTGGAAAGACATTTGTTCGCGTAAGGAgtatggaggtttgggggttagaCAGTTGCGTGAGTTTAACCTAGCGTTGCTGggtaagtggtgttggaggatgttagtGGATAGAGAGGGCTTGTGGTTTAGAGTCTTGGCAGCTCGGTATGGGGTTGAGGATGGTAGACTTTGTGAGGGAGGTCAGCGAGGCTcggtgtggtggagggagattgTGCGTTTGAGAGAGGGTGAGGGTGAGTTAGGTGGGAGGTGGTTTGGGGAGCATGTTTTGAGGAGGGTAGGGGATGGTTCAGATACTCTTTTTTGGACCGACCCTTGGTTGGATGAGATTCCGATGAGGGAGCGGTTTGGACGCCTTTTTTCGTTGGCTGAGACCAAGTCGCGCACAGTCGcagagatgtttgctttagggtGGGGGGCCGATGGAgaggcgtgggtgtggcggaggcggttgagggcgtgggaggaggagttgttgagggagtgtcagttattacttcttgacatttctttgcaggatcagACTTTGGACAGGTGGCAATGGAGCCCGGATCCTGACGCAGGGTATACTGTTGCGGGAGGTTATCAGATTCTGACTCATCAGGTTTATGTTGCTTTACATGATGCGGAAAATCTTATTTGGCACCGTCAGGTTCCGTTGTAGGTTTCCATCTTTGCGTGGCGCTTATTGCGGGATAGGTTACCCACGAGAGCCAACCTGGTCATTCGTGGAGTTCTAGCTTCTACCGCTGATTCTTGTGTGTTTGGTTGTGGAGTGACTGAGACGGTCCATCACTTATTTTCATCTTGTAGCATTGCTGCCTCTCTTTGGGACTTAGTTTGTGAGTGGGTTGGCATTTCTTCGCTGGATTTTACTACTTTACATGCTCATTTTGTCCAGTTTATAGCTTCGGCAGGTGTATCTCGAGCACGACGGTCTTTTCTTCAGCTTCTTTGGCTAgtgtgtgtttgagtgatatggacagagagaaatcatcgcttattcaaaggctcaacaggcatgatgacgaatcgtcacactctctaatccatgcctattttagcaacattagatgcattttagtaggtttttagcaataaatataagagaaatctaaccaaaagcttgattacttgatttgcaagaaaacaggaaaaattgcaggaaatggaggattttcactacgctgggggcgtagcccatcacgcgccgcgtgatggagctcacagggagccaagaattttactctgatcacgcgcagcgtgaagccttaccacgcgcggcgtgaagctgtgttgaagatgaagattgctctctgacttgatcacgcgccgcgtgattcggttaccacgcgcggcgtagttgatggatttgcaaccacgcgcggcgtgatagatctggcgcgcggcgtggttgccttctgtatatatagtttctgcataattctgttttcgggttggaaaatttgGGGAATCTGATCTTGATCTTGGGAATTCCAGGCACGATTCGCAGACTGATCCTGTGTTCCAGAGGAAGAAGGTGGCGAGATTGGAAGCATTCAACATCATGGGAGTTGATTCCTTGAAGTTGGAGCAAGAATTGAGCTACTTCACGATGAGAGGCTAGACCTCCATTGAGGTTGGATCATGATGAGGAACTAAACCAATGTATTTCATGTAATCAATTGTATCTGTACTGAATCTCTCTTTTAtgaatgttattcaatgaaattctatccttaatgctttacaatttctgatcaatcttgcaatgaacttagattttaattatgtacgagagtatgagttgaaatcagaactgaattcattgtgcatttgagtgtttccggtcgagagattgaaacatagaatgtagcatacgatcaacgcgttttcaaatactccgctaccggtagcttccatccaagagattggagaagtatcggtagaggatagggtggattttgacaagagattgcgattcaccatattgttgatctagttgtaacatTCGAGTGATTCATTACGATACAATTGAATTGCATGTGAATACTATTGTTTAGGGAATTGTCGACGATCCAACCTCATTCTTAATCATTTGATTTCTCAACATTTTCGTACAAACACATCCTTCAAACCAAACCCCCAAtctatgtgtatttcttgcataatgtctatgaacactgTTCGACTAGtctgatcacacaatccctgtggatcgatatttttattactacgtggtaattcgttcacttgcgaaataatccatcaagtttttggcgccgttgccggggattgtgattgattcgacaaggcgatagtgttcatatttttctgtgttttctttatttttctgttttatatttttctaccggagcgttctacttgtgtgtttcattgtgcatgcggagaacaggtcctcaagagctgcaatttgatccagagattgaaaagacagctcgcgcaattcgaaaggcaacaagggaagctcaagcttcaaggggaacagcgttgctaagggatacaccggactgtcaaggacggactgcagcaacaatggaagaagagcagattccaccggttcctcaaccgccaaggcgtacccttggtgattatgggagaagagacaatgacgcgttggcaaatcaaggctttcagccggcgaatcctgtctcattcgacatcaagaacacggtcctctcCGCCCTAAAAGAGAATCCTtattcaggttcggaagctcaatgcccgaatttacacttgtctcacttctatgaagcctgcgactataccgatccaccgggggtgagcgaatcggacaaaagacttaggttattcaagcattctctcaccggccgtgctaaagattggttggacacgatacccgccggaactattgagacttggagacagctggagcggaagttcttagatcgttacttccctattcataagttcctagaaagaagggctgaaattagcaacttcgaacaagcggatggtgaaacgttgtatgatgcttgggaaaggttcaaagtttgtcttaaaaggtgcccgaatcacggtttcgatggccacaatcagatgcaaatgtttacccaaggtttgagggctcaaacgcgaatgatacttgacgcatcagccggtggttcgttgaagaaccgtgacgaaactgaagcaagagaattggtggaaagcatggctcaaaacgagtatagagctactaatgatagaggagccaagaagaaaggcggagtgttggaattggatactcaaacagcgctattggcacagcaaaagctcatgactagccaaatggaagcaatgatgaagctgctgtccaatccgcaagttcaatcttctccaataggtaaaattgacaatgtgcgctgtgatttttgtttgcaggaccacccaaatggcggatgcttcccggagggttcagaggaggctcgttACCTAGCCAAtttccggaagccgtacaacaacaataacaacggttccgggtgggggaacggtatgcaaagtcaaggtgcaccgcaacagcagcaaaggcctccatcaaggatggaagagactctaaatcagttcatgctcatgacccaaagcaactttgaagcgatgaaatcgagtcaagcaacctctaacaagaatcatgaagcttctataaagaatcttgaggtgcaaatgggtcagctgtcaagacagttttctatgttgcaaaaccaaggaggtttcggtggaaacactcatgataatccgaaaaatgaaacttgcaatggaatcactttgaggagtagagagataccggaaaggccagctgtggagaagcccttgaaaaagaaggtcattgagggagaagttgaaaataagcaagaagttgtagttgaaaatgagagacatgagggagaagtagaaaatgaaaatctGTTTAAGGAAGTGGAAAATAGTGAGGATGaagtagaagaagttgaaaaacagagggagataaaagaaaaagagagtaagaaggttgagaaaggtagaggagttgatgaatcgccatatgctaggatgccttttcctaggagaaagaaagttaagaatcttgagcgggagaaggagttcaagaagttcatgaaggtgttgaacaagcttgagatggccataccattggttgaggcattggagcaaatgccgagttatgcaaagttcttgaaggagctgcttacaaagaaaagaaaaccattagatgatgagatggtaagtatgacggaagaaTGCAGCGCCATCATTCAGCagaagctacctcagaaaaagaaagatccggggagctttacaattacATGCTCTATTGGAAATCTCACTATTGAAAAGGCgttgtgtgatttgggtgcgagcattaatctgatgccgttatcaatgatgaagaagataccgggagcagTAGCAaggccgacaaagatgagtctctctttggcggatagatcaaTAGTGCATCCGGAAGGTATCCTCCATGACGTATTGGTTAGAGTGGGTAAATTTGTGTTTCCCGCAGACTTTGTGGTTCtagacatagaagaaactagggAGTGGGAACCGTTGCTACTCGGTAGACCCTTCCTAGCAACtagccgtgccctaatcgatgtagagatgggggaactcatgctaaggaccgatgatcagcaggttacattcaatgtctttgacaAGATGACATGTGATGACGGAGACCCACAGTGTTTTAGAATTCAGGTTTATGATCACATGGTTAAAAATGCTCTTAAAataccttggaatgcacactacttgccacatggtggcacttcttttccttaacccttaggggtatggaacgtcaagcatcgggacgttaaacaagcgctggttgggaggcaacccaacggtttctaatgttttagtatgtttgtttttgaagtatgtaggtaggtgtgTAGCAGAAGCAAGGACAGGAAGCAGAACAGGGCACAACAGAGttctactacgccgggggcgtagtacaatcacgcgcggcgtgatccttcaACACAGAGGAAGGAGTTTTCAGCAtgtatcacgcgcggcgtgggggatgcatcacgcgcggcgtgaaaactggagaaatatggagtctctgactaagtgattacgcgccgcgtgatggtgattacgcgcggcgtggtatgcttgaaagaagttcttgaccgttacaattggtgctacgcgcggcgtagcaggggtcacgcgcggcgtggttacaCAGAAAAGCGtgtcaaatttgaatttcttcatctttccaactactccatccgtcccatcatcaattcacacgGTCTCCCACACGAAAAACTCCATTGATAACCCATTTTCACTCTTCAAACCTCTCCAATTTCACTTCTAATCACCTTCAATCATCCATTtccttcacattcacatacCACCCATATCACCCACTCCTAATTCCACTCCAAATTCCTCATTTCATCATATTTCACCACCTTCCCAAATTAACCCATTTCAATCTTTACTGTATCAAGATGTTGGCACGGCTAAccggaaagggaaagaagaagagtgatgctaatCCAACACAAGAGCCACCCAAGAAACCACGAACAaagatgagtgcaagcaagggccaatcttctcggtccgctcaagcatctcctcctcgccggagcaaCGTGACTCAACCACAGGTCCATCCCCACTTCATCAGTGCAGTTCATGAAAAAAGGTACTCACAAATTTgaacctttactattaatcaagagaagGGTTTTGGTGAGGATTTGCTGAATGGTGTAGCTGAGTTAGGGAATGAGATCAAGTCTAGGGGTTGGGAGAAATTTAATAagttgatgattaaagatgagATTAATCCTGGCAACCAGATGTGGGCTAGGGAATTCTTTGCAAATGCCTATTTACCGGATCAACCATTGTTTCCGGAGTATGTTTCTGTGGTTAGGGGTGTTAAGGTgagttattcttttgaaactatAAACAATCTGCTTGGTTGTGCTGCTGGAGGAGTGTGTGAACTCTTGCGTGATAGAGAGAGGATTGACAAGAGTGGGATCGAAGTTAGGGAGGAACTAAAGAATATAGTGTGTCGTCCGGGAGCAATGTGGCTAGCCCATTCAGCAGCTTCCCTCCCTAGAAGGTTGAGCTTAACAAGTTTTAACCCTATTCACCGTgcttggggtgaattttggttgaagaaTGTGAGGGTTGTAGGTAACAATTCGGAGATTCAGCTTGATAATGCGTACGCGGTCCGGTTGTTGGTTGAAGGGAAGTATATTAATCTGGGGtattggttacaaaaagatcttcatgagataGCCAATCATCCGAACCCAACCTTTACTTTGGGACATTGTAATCTCATCGCTGCTTTGTGTAGGGCGAATAATGTTCCCATgaatgtgcaagaaggtgatctTCATCCCGTCCGACCACTGTCTTTATCTTACTTCATCAAAAAGTTTGAGAGAGGTCCTATTGTGCCCCGaggtgaggggaatgctgcaaGAGAGGAAGCTTTgagggaagaagaagagattAATCGGTTTGAAGAAGGTAACcatccggatcaacaggggGATCCGGTACATGAGTATCAAGAAATACCAGCACATGCTCCTCCTCGTTACTCTCATGATATTAATCAGCTTGCTTCAATGTTGCATCAGATGGAAATTTCTCAATATTCGGGGCTGCCGAATCTCTACTTTGATACtgcctcttccatgtacaccgaggcgatgacttaccggtctactttccctcctcctacttttgggactTTATATCCAGTTGATACTGATTGGGAGGCGCATCAGGCGAGGGAATTGACATCTTTTCAGGCCAGACAAGCTTACAATTCTGGTTTGAGAACTTCTGAGTTGGCCGAGATCGAGAGgcgacgccgggttgagcaggatgaggctGCTGCTATGGAGAGGGAGATGCTGGACGTGGATGGGTTGAATCTGAACTTGAATAGCCCattcacaaactacttcactggccagccggatgaTGCGGTTTGACGTTGTTGGTGATGATgttctgctgctgctgctgctactactTTACTActctactactctatctctatctttactt from Trifolium pratense cultivar HEN17-A07 linkage group LG1, ARS_RC_1.1, whole genome shotgun sequence includes these protein-coding regions:
- the LOC123917841 gene encoding DNA ligase 1-like; amino-acid sequence: MSRCFPFPPPGYLRKTDALIEESIKIRLDLDLEKPKKERKEKDKKEKEEKKREKEEKKREKKEKKEKRKRDKEHKHKDSTSSHATVGIKFKFIDVKESEANGKLQKVENHENEQLERSGLTEEHGQPVSSPQEPCTSDSSQSSKRKRDSLLPSEDNGPPIKIRLPLRKHQEPEESKQGFQLGSSSRTVGLPSSHSQEARTIERPPQAITKVESKQGFQLGSSSRSVVQNSHSHEARPIERPPQAITKVESKQGFQLGSSSRSGVPNSHSHEARTIERPLQAITKVESKPGFQLGSSSRSVVPNSHSHEARRVERPLQGVTKTETTNQLHGNPASKVCKPLQNLAPVNAKPANETVNKESRRDKESRRVEALYKSLHNIQPVTYDGLDSLDQDWLFSSVPKEAIPVAKKQKTDAFQCSKSLWPRAQYMPEIDIYALPYTVPF